In the Piscinibacter sp. XHJ-5 genome, one interval contains:
- a CDS encoding potassium transporter Kup, with product MTQPRPTSSLAVLTLGALGVVYGDIGTSPLYAFKEVFAHNHVPLTPDNIYGVLSLIFWTLTVVVSIKYVVLILRADNNGEGGLIAMLALASQAVRGRPVLRNRLLMVGIFGTSIFFGDGVITPAVSVLGAMEGLEVAAPALHSYIVPVSLAVLTLLFVVQRHGTGGIGKFFGPVTALWFIVISVLGFVHIVENPSVMLALSPFHALRFMWQQPGVAFVALGFIVLCVTGAEALYADMGHFGKRPIRVAWFGMVMPALVLNYFGQGAMLLASPEKARNPFYEMAPEWALYPLIALATCAAVIASQALISAAFSVTKQAIQLGYMPRLRILHTSVRETGQIYVPFVNWSLYACIVIAVLMFGSSSKLAGAYGITVTIDMLITTIMTFFVIRFGWNYPWTVSVAATVFFFVVDVTYFAANIVKVFDGGWFPLLIGVVMFTLMMTWKQGRVLMSESLRHDAIDLKTFLEAVFISPPTRVPGTAVFMVAEQGITPNALLHNLKHNKVLHETNLFVTVKQHEVPWIGFDKRAEIAPLGHGCWQVTLHFGFKNEPDVPEALALLHNRSFQIDNMETSYFLSRDIIVPSISSGMAEWREKLFASMHLNASAAADYLSLPTNRVVELGSKLEI from the coding sequence GTGACCCAGCCCCGCCCCACTTCCAGCCTGGCCGTCCTCACGCTCGGCGCACTCGGCGTCGTCTACGGCGATATCGGCACCAGCCCGCTCTACGCCTTCAAGGAAGTCTTCGCGCACAACCACGTGCCGCTGACGCCGGACAACATCTACGGCGTGCTGTCGCTCATCTTCTGGACGCTGACGGTGGTGGTGTCGATCAAGTATGTCGTGCTCATCCTGCGTGCCGACAACAACGGCGAGGGCGGCCTGATCGCGATGCTCGCGCTGGCCTCCCAGGCGGTGAGAGGTCGTCCCGTGCTGCGCAACCGGTTGCTGATGGTCGGCATCTTCGGCACGTCCATCTTCTTCGGGGACGGCGTCATCACGCCTGCGGTGTCGGTGCTCGGCGCGATGGAAGGGCTGGAGGTCGCCGCGCCGGCGCTGCACAGCTACATCGTGCCGGTGTCGCTGGCGGTGCTGACGCTGCTGTTCGTCGTCCAGCGGCACGGCACCGGCGGCATCGGCAAGTTCTTCGGACCCGTGACGGCGCTGTGGTTCATCGTCATCTCCGTGCTCGGCTTCGTGCACATCGTCGAGAACCCGTCGGTAATGCTGGCGCTAAGCCCGTTCCATGCCTTGCGCTTCATGTGGCAGCAGCCCGGCGTGGCCTTCGTCGCGCTCGGCTTCATCGTGCTGTGCGTCACCGGTGCCGAGGCGCTCTATGCCGACATGGGCCACTTCGGCAAGCGGCCGATCCGTGTCGCGTGGTTCGGCATGGTGATGCCCGCGCTGGTGCTCAACTACTTCGGCCAGGGCGCGATGCTGCTCGCCTCGCCGGAGAAGGCGCGCAATCCCTTCTACGAAATGGCCCCGGAGTGGGCGCTGTACCCGCTGATCGCGCTGGCGACCTGCGCCGCCGTGATCGCCTCGCAGGCGCTCATCTCGGCGGCGTTCTCGGTGACCAAGCAGGCGATCCAGCTCGGCTACATGCCGCGGCTGCGCATCCTGCACACCTCCGTGCGCGAGACGGGCCAGATCTACGTGCCCTTCGTCAACTGGAGCCTGTACGCCTGCATCGTGATCGCCGTGCTGATGTTCGGCTCCAGCAGCAAGCTGGCCGGCGCGTACGGCATCACGGTGACGATCGACATGCTGATCACGACGATCATGACCTTCTTCGTGATCCGCTTCGGCTGGAACTACCCGTGGACCGTGAGCGTCGCGGCGACGGTGTTCTTCTTCGTCGTCGACGTGACCTACTTCGCCGCCAATATCGTGAAGGTATTCGACGGCGGCTGGTTCCCGCTGCTGATCGGCGTCGTGATGTTCACGCTGATGATGACCTGGAAGCAGGGCCGCGTGCTGATGTCGGAAAGCCTGCGCCACGACGCGATCGACCTGAAGACCTTCCTCGAGGCGGTGTTCATCAGTCCGCCGACGCGCGTGCCCGGCACCGCCGTGTTCATGGTCGCCGAGCAAGGCATCACGCCCAACGCGCTGCTGCACAACCTCAAGCACAACAAGGTGCTGCACGAGACCAACCTCTTCGTCACGGTCAAGCAGCACGAGGTGCCGTGGATCGGCTTCGACAAGCGTGCGGAGATCGCGCCGCTGGGTCACGGCTGCTGGCAGGTCACCCTGCACTTCGGCTTCAAGAACGAGCCCGACGTGCCCGAGGCCCTGGCGCTGCTGCACAACCGCAGCTTCCAGATCGACAACATGGAGACCTCGTACTTCCTGTCGCGCGACATCATCGTGCCGAGCATCAGCAGCGGCATGGCCGAGTGGCGCGAGAAGCTGTTCGCCAGCATGCACCTGAACGCCTCGGCCGCGGCGGACTACCTGAGCCTGCCCACCAACCGCGTCGTCGAGCTCGGCTCCAAGCTGGAGATCTGA
- the gshB gene encoding glutathione synthase, translated as MKLLFVADPLEGFKTYKDSTFAMMREGASRGHSLLACEPKDVVWQRGGRVTARLRDIALTGDPHRWFTERDPVELALADVDAVLMRKDPPFDSEYFYATHLLEQAEREGARVFNRPSALRDHPEKLAILEFPQFIGPTLVTRDAQAIKRFHAEHQDIILKPLDGMGGMGIFRVGPDGLNLGSITETLNQHGARTVMVQRYLPEIAQGDKRILIIGGRVVPFSLARIPQGSEIRGNLAAGGKGVAQPLTPRDREIAEGIGPVLFARGLLLVGLDVIGDAMTEINVTSPTCFQEITDQAGFDVAKMFVDALEAAVRDA; from the coding sequence ATGAAGCTGCTGTTCGTCGCAGATCCCCTCGAAGGCTTCAAGACCTACAAGGACTCGACCTTCGCGATGATGCGCGAAGGCGCGTCGCGCGGCCACTCGCTGCTGGCCTGCGAGCCGAAGGACGTGGTGTGGCAGCGCGGCGGCCGCGTCACCGCGCGCCTGCGCGACATCGCGCTGACCGGCGACCCGCACCGCTGGTTCACCGAGCGCGATCCGGTCGAGCTCGCGCTCGCCGACGTCGACGCGGTGCTGATGCGCAAGGACCCGCCGTTCGACAGCGAATACTTCTACGCCACGCATCTGCTGGAGCAGGCCGAGCGTGAAGGCGCTCGGGTGTTCAACCGCCCGTCGGCCCTGCGCGACCATCCCGAGAAGCTCGCGATCCTCGAGTTCCCGCAGTTCATCGGGCCGACGCTCGTGACCCGTGATGCGCAGGCGATCAAGCGCTTCCACGCCGAGCACCAGGACATCATCCTCAAGCCGCTGGACGGCATGGGGGGCATGGGCATCTTCCGCGTGGGGCCCGACGGTCTCAACCTCGGCAGCATCACCGAGACGCTGAACCAGCACGGCGCGCGAACGGTGATGGTGCAGCGCTACCTGCCCGAGATCGCGCAGGGCGACAAGCGCATCCTGATCATCGGCGGTCGCGTCGTCCCGTTCTCGCTGGCGCGCATCCCGCAGGGCAGCGAGATCCGCGGCAATCTCGCGGCCGGAGGCAAGGGCGTCGCCCAGCCGCTGACGCCGCGCGATCGCGAGATCGCCGAAGGCATCGGCCCGGTCCTGTTCGCCCGAGGGCTGCTGCTCGTGGGCCTGGACGTCATCGGCGATGCGATGACCGAGATCAACGTCACCAGCCCGACCTGCTTCCAGGAGATCACCGACCAGGCCGGCTTCGATGTCGCGAAGATGTTCGTCGACGCGCTCGAAGCGGCGGTGCGCGACGCCTGA
- a CDS encoding ATP-binding cassette domain-containing protein: MAVLSLSNAHLAYGHVALLDDAAFSLESGERLGLIGRNGAGKSSLLKIVAGLEKPDDGLLQLTQGLRIRYVPQEPVFDAAASVFDVVSEGVAEARSVRQQYEEHAPGVDLDALQTRIEALDAWNWEQRVETTLAQLHLDGGRIVGELSGGMKKRVALAQALVAVPDVLLLDEPTNHLDLDSIAWLEELLRNFIGSVMLITHDRAFLDGVSTRILELDRGVIRSYPGNFSAYERLKEDQLGAEALANARADKLLAQEEVWIRKGVEARRTRSVSRVQRLQALRAQRQARRESLGQVRLEIDAGVPSGKIVAELREVTLRFGDKLIVDRFSATLLRGDKVGVIGPNGAGKTTLLKLILGELAPTSGAVRQGARLEVAYFDQMRSKLNLEATLADTISPGSEWVEFGGARKHVMSYLNDFLFAPERANSPVRTLSGGERNRLLLARLFALPANVLVLDEPTNDLDIDTLELLEELLQNYAGTVFLVSHDRRFLDNVVTSTIAWEGDEAPGLWREYEGGYEDWRTQRDRARALREAARPKVVEKPKAEPAKVPARRGKLSYKEQRELDELPALIEALEAEQKELGDLLAKPELYASEPKRAADAQVRYAQIDAELTAALERWEALGSR, encoded by the coding sequence ATGGCCGTCCTTTCCCTGTCCAATGCCCACCTCGCCTACGGCCACGTCGCGCTGCTCGACGATGCCGCCTTTTCGCTCGAAAGCGGCGAGCGACTCGGCCTGATCGGGCGCAACGGCGCCGGCAAGTCCTCGCTGCTGAAGATCGTCGCCGGCCTGGAGAAGCCCGACGACGGCCTGCTGCAGCTGACGCAGGGACTGCGCATTCGCTACGTGCCGCAGGAACCGGTCTTCGATGCCGCCGCCAGCGTGTTCGACGTCGTGAGCGAAGGCGTCGCCGAGGCGCGCAGCGTGCGGCAGCAGTACGAGGAGCACGCACCGGGCGTCGACCTCGACGCGCTGCAGACGCGCATCGAGGCGCTCGATGCCTGGAACTGGGAGCAGCGCGTCGAGACGACGCTCGCGCAGCTTCATCTCGACGGCGGGCGCATCGTCGGCGAACTCTCGGGCGGCATGAAGAAGCGGGTGGCGCTGGCGCAGGCACTGGTCGCCGTGCCCGACGTGCTGCTGCTGGACGAGCCCACCAACCACCTCGACCTCGATTCGATCGCCTGGCTGGAGGAGCTGCTGCGCAACTTCATCGGCAGCGTGATGCTGATCACCCACGACCGCGCCTTCCTCGATGGCGTCTCCACGCGCATCCTCGAGCTCGACCGCGGCGTGATTCGCAGCTATCCCGGCAACTTCAGCGCGTACGAGCGCCTCAAGGAGGACCAGCTCGGCGCCGAGGCGCTGGCCAACGCGCGGGCCGACAAGCTGCTCGCGCAGGAGGAGGTGTGGATCCGCAAGGGCGTCGAGGCGCGCCGCACGCGCAGCGTGAGCCGGGTGCAGCGGCTGCAGGCGTTGCGCGCCCAGCGTCAGGCGCGCCGCGAATCGCTGGGCCAGGTCCGGCTCGAGATCGATGCGGGCGTGCCGAGCGGCAAGATCGTCGCCGAGCTGCGCGAGGTCACCCTGCGCTTCGGCGACAAGCTGATCGTCGACCGCTTCAGCGCGACCCTCCTGCGTGGCGACAAGGTCGGCGTCATCGGCCCCAACGGCGCCGGCAAGACGACGCTGCTGAAGCTGATCCTCGGCGAGCTCGCGCCCACCTCCGGCGCGGTGCGGCAGGGCGCGCGGCTCGAAGTGGCCTATTTCGACCAGATGCGCAGCAAGCTGAACCTCGAGGCCACTCTGGCCGACACCATCAGCCCCGGCAGCGAATGGGTCGAGTTCGGCGGCGCCCGCAAGCACGTGATGAGCTACCTCAACGACTTCCTGTTCGCCCCCGAGCGCGCCAACTCGCCGGTGCGCACGCTGTCCGGCGGCGAGCGCAACCGGCTGCTGCTGGCCCGCCTGTTCGCCCTGCCGGCCAACGTGCTGGTGCTCGACGAGCCGACCAACGACCTCGACATCGACACCCTCGAGCTGCTGGAAGAGCTGCTGCAGAACTACGCCGGCACGGTGTTCCTGGTCAGCCACGACCGGCGCTTTCTCGACAACGTCGTCACCAGCACCATCGCCTGGGAGGGCGATGAGGCGCCAGGGCTGTGGCGTGAATACGAAGGCGGCTACGAGGACTGGAGAACGCAGCGCGATCGTGCGCGCGCACTGCGCGAGGCTGCCCGGCCCAAGGTCGTGGAGAAGCCGAAGGCCGAGCCCGCCAAGGTGCCGGCCCGGCGCGGCAAGCTCAGCTACAAGGAGCAGCGCGAGCTCGACGAGCTGCCCGCGCTCATCGAGGCGTTGGAGGCGGAGCAGAAGGAGCTGGGCGACCTGCTGGCCAAGCCAGAGCTGTATGCGAGCGAGCCGAAGCGGGCGGCGGATGCGCAGGTGCGCTACGCGCAGATCGATGCGGAGCTGACGGCGGCGCTGGAGCGCTGGGAGGCGCTGGGCTCGCGGTGA
- a CDS encoding PLP-dependent aminotransferase family protein produces the protein MKPATAPIVLSRGADSTLTEQLSARFSEHIRQRLLAPGSRLPSVRECARRHGVSAYTVVAAYDQLQAQGLVEARRQRGFFVRENAPEPAPPPAAKAPHAPLPISATTLMRGMFQPPGALPMPGLGTLPIEWLDLPMLSTALRRVSTGAHLAPHALQYGQPAGDERLRRVLATRLADHGVAATPEQIVTTIGATHALDVVTRTLVRAGDSVLVDEPGWSVEYARLAALGLRVLPVPRGDDGPDLAVMQRLIEAHHPRLYVTVSVLHNPTGASLPLGAAHRILRLAQAHDLHIVEDDSYAHLAPMHLPRMAALDALERTLYVSGFSKILAPNWRVGFIAAPSALVDRLIDTKLLSTLTTPSLTEQALAHCLEHGLLRRHAERVAAKLDAARARSVKLAEAHDCRFAAAPRGLFGWVDVGVDTERLARVMLDDGWLLAPGALFHANHRPTSLMRINFATTQDARFWRALSQARQGL, from the coding sequence ATGAAACCCGCCACCGCGCCCATCGTCCTGTCCCGCGGCGCCGACAGCACGCTCACCGAGCAGCTGTCGGCGCGCTTCTCGGAGCACATCCGCCAGCGGCTGCTGGCCCCCGGCAGCCGGCTGCCCTCGGTGCGCGAATGCGCCCGGCGCCACGGCGTCAGCGCGTACACGGTGGTGGCTGCGTACGACCAGCTGCAGGCGCAAGGGCTGGTCGAAGCGCGCCGCCAGCGCGGCTTCTTCGTGCGCGAGAACGCGCCCGAGCCGGCCCCGCCGCCGGCCGCGAAGGCGCCGCATGCGCCACTGCCGATCAGCGCCACCACGCTGATGCGCGGCATGTTCCAGCCCCCCGGCGCGCTGCCGATGCCGGGTCTGGGCACGCTGCCGATCGAGTGGCTCGACCTTCCGATGCTGAGCACCGCGCTGCGCCGCGTGAGCACCGGGGCGCACCTCGCGCCGCATGCACTGCAATACGGCCAGCCCGCCGGCGACGAGCGCCTGCGCCGGGTCCTCGCCACGCGGCTGGCCGATCACGGGGTCGCGGCCACGCCCGAACAGATCGTCACGACGATAGGCGCCACGCACGCGCTGGACGTGGTCACGCGCACCCTGGTGCGTGCCGGCGACAGCGTGCTGGTCGACGAGCCCGGCTGGTCGGTGGAGTACGCCCGCCTGGCCGCCCTCGGGCTGCGGGTGCTGCCGGTGCCGCGCGGCGACGACGGTCCCGACCTGGCGGTGATGCAGCGTCTCATCGAGGCGCATCACCCCCGGCTGTACGTGACGGTGTCGGTGCTGCACAACCCGACCGGCGCGTCGCTGCCGCTGGGAGCGGCCCACCGCATCCTGCGGCTGGCGCAGGCGCACGACCTGCACATCGTCGAGGACGACAGCTACGCGCACCTCGCGCCGATGCACCTGCCGCGCATGGCGGCCTTGGACGCACTGGAGCGGACCCTCTACGTTTCCGGCTTTTCGAAGATCCTCGCGCCCAACTGGCGCGTCGGTTTCATCGCCGCGCCGAGCGCGCTGGTGGACCGGCTGATCGACACCAAGCTGCTCAGCACGCTGACCACACCCAGCCTCACCGAGCAGGCGCTGGCGCACTGCCTGGAGCACGGGCTGCTGCGACGCCACGCCGAGCGGGTCGCGGCCAAGCTCGATGCGGCCCGCGCCCGATCCGTCAAGCTGGCCGAGGCCCACGATTGCCGCTTCGCGGCCGCGCCTCGCGGACTCTTCGGCTGGGTCGACGTCGGCGTGGACACCGAGCGCCTGGCACGCGTGATGCTCGACGACGGCTGGCTGCTGGCCCCCGGAGCGCTGTTCCACGCCAACCACAGGCCGACCTCGCTGATGCGCATCAACTTCGCCACCACGCAGGACGCGCGCTTCTGGCGCGCCCTGTCGCAAGCACGACAGGGGCTTTGA
- a CDS encoding LysE family translocator, with amino-acid sequence MSPEEFMTLLAFATAMSFTPGPNTTLSAALAANHGLRRAVGFIIAVPTGWTLMMVACGLGLGSLVLAVPALRWAVKVVGVLSLVWMAWKLAGSRSLGEADPARLEVTFWQGVALQFVNIKAWMLALAMAAGWVTSAAGQPAANPGQRLAIVCAVMLVFALTSNLTYALVGSLLRHWLSQGRRLIGFNRLMAALLLATAAWMAVA; translated from the coding sequence ATGTCCCCCGAGGAGTTCATGACCCTGCTCGCCTTCGCGACCGCGATGAGCTTCACGCCGGGTCCCAACACGACGCTGTCGGCCGCACTGGCCGCCAACCACGGGCTGCGCCGCGCGGTCGGGTTCATCATCGCCGTGCCTACGGGATGGACCCTGATGATGGTGGCCTGCGGCCTCGGCCTGGGCAGCCTGGTGCTCGCGGTGCCGGCGCTGCGCTGGGCGGTCAAGGTCGTGGGCGTCCTGTCGCTGGTGTGGATGGCCTGGAAGCTGGCCGGTTCACGCTCGCTCGGCGAAGCCGACCCGGCGCGCCTGGAGGTCACGTTCTGGCAGGGTGTGGCGCTGCAGTTCGTCAACATCAAGGCCTGGATGCTCGCGCTGGCGATGGCCGCCGGCTGGGTCACCAGCGCCGCCGGCCAGCCGGCCGCCAACCCCGGCCAGCGGCTCGCGATCGTCTGCGCGGTGATGCTGGTCTTCGCCCTGACGAGCAACCTCACCTATGCGCTGGTGGGCTCGTTGCTGCGCCACTGGCTGTCGCAGGGCCGAAGGCTGATCGGCTTCAACCGGCTGATGGCGGCGCTGCTGCTGGCCACCGCCGCCTGGATGGCCGTGGCATGA
- a CDS encoding DMT family transporter → MTGLSDNERRGLWFGLLGVVIFAMTLPMTRLAVGPASDPQLPPLFVTAGRAAFAGVLSVVYLLLTRAPRLHGEDLPALAVSAAGTVVGFPLFLALALRHVDATHAAVITGVLPLGTALAAALHLRQRPSNGFWICAVLGCALVLAFAAYRGSGALVAADGLLLLAVASASIGYVAGAQLSSRMPAERVICWVLAASLPLTAPAAWLAWPVQPASASAWAGFGYVTLFSMWLGFFAWYRGLALGGTVRVSQVQLVQPFLALLFAVPVLGEQLDAMTVAFSLAVIATVFAGKRMPVDVRRHAASLRSS, encoded by the coding sequence ATGACGGGGCTGTCCGACAACGAAAGACGTGGCCTGTGGTTCGGCCTGCTCGGCGTCGTCATCTTCGCGATGACGCTGCCCATGACACGGCTGGCCGTCGGCCCGGCGTCGGACCCGCAGCTTCCGCCGCTGTTCGTCACCGCCGGACGCGCGGCCTTTGCCGGCGTGCTCAGCGTCGTCTACCTGCTGCTGACGCGAGCGCCTCGCCTGCACGGAGAGGACCTGCCGGCGCTCGCGGTGTCCGCCGCCGGCACCGTGGTCGGCTTTCCGCTCTTTCTCGCGCTGGCGCTGCGCCATGTCGACGCCACGCATGCGGCCGTGATCACCGGCGTGCTGCCCCTGGGCACGGCGCTGGCCGCCGCGCTGCACCTGCGGCAGAGGCCGTCGAACGGCTTCTGGATCTGCGCCGTGCTGGGCTGTGCCCTGGTGCTGGCGTTCGCGGCGTACCGCGGCAGCGGCGCCCTCGTTGCCGCCGACGGGCTCCTGCTGCTGGCCGTGGCCAGCGCGTCGATCGGCTACGTGGCCGGCGCCCAGCTGTCGTCGCGCATGCCCGCCGAGCGCGTGATCTGCTGGGTGCTGGCTGCCAGTCTGCCGCTCACGGCGCCGGCCGCCTGGCTCGCGTGGCCGGTGCAGCCGGCGAGCGCGTCGGCGTGGGCAGGCTTCGGCTACGTCACGCTGTTCTCGATGTGGCTGGGGTTCTTCGCCTGGTACCGCGGACTCGCCCTCGGCGGGACGGTGCGCGTGAGCCAGGTGCAGCTCGTGCAGCCTTTTCTCGCGCTGCTGTTCGCCGTGCCGGTGCTCGGCGAGCAGCTCGATGCGATGACCGTGGCGTTCTCGCTGGCGGTGATCGCGACGGTGTTCGCCGGAAAGCGCATGCCGGTCGATGTGCGGCGCCATGCCGCTTCCCTTCGGAGTTCCTGA
- a CDS encoding PLP-dependent aminotransferase family protein has product MTFQQARRAARMNPSIIREILKVTERPGIISLAGGLPSPDTFPVEAMRDAAERVLRDSPREALQYAASEGYGPLREWVAGHLAGQGQRVEASQVLITTGSQQGLDLVGKVLIDAGSRVAVESPTYLGALQAFAPYEPELVSVACDDDGPLPEGLDVARGARFLYALPNFQNPSGRCMSEARRAALVERALALGLPLVEDNPYGDLWFDVAPPAPLASRWSDGVVYLGSFSKVLAPGLRLGYVVAPKPLCPKLLQAKQAADLHTPSFNQRLVHEVIRDGFLQTHVPTIRQRYRAQRDAMRAALERHMPPGCHWNVPSGGMFFWLELPEGVDAMQLLPHAVERGMAFVPGAAFYADHPKPNTLRLSFVTVSPERIEQGIAMLAQALKENAL; this is encoded by the coding sequence ATGACCTTCCAGCAAGCCCGCCGTGCCGCGCGCATGAATCCATCCATCATTCGCGAGATCCTGAAGGTGACCGAACGGCCGGGCATCATCTCGCTGGCCGGCGGGCTGCCGTCGCCGGACACCTTTCCGGTCGAGGCGATGCGCGACGCGGCCGAGCGCGTGCTGCGCGACTCGCCGCGCGAGGCGCTGCAGTACGCGGCGAGCGAAGGCTACGGGCCGCTGCGCGAGTGGGTGGCCGGCCACCTGGCGGGGCAGGGCCAGCGCGTCGAGGCGTCGCAGGTGCTCATCACCACCGGCTCGCAGCAAGGCCTCGACCTCGTCGGGAAGGTGCTGATCGACGCCGGCAGCCGGGTCGCCGTGGAGTCGCCGACCTACCTCGGTGCGCTGCAGGCGTTCGCGCCGTACGAGCCGGAGCTGGTCTCCGTGGCCTGCGACGACGACGGGCCGCTGCCCGAGGGGCTCGATGTGGCGCGCGGCGCACGCTTCCTGTATGCCCTGCCGAACTTCCAGAACCCCAGCGGACGCTGCATGAGCGAGGCGCGCCGGGCCGCGCTGGTCGAGCGCGCGCTGGCGCTCGGGCTGCCGCTGGTCGAAGACAACCCCTACGGCGACCTGTGGTTCGATGTCGCCCCGCCGGCGCCGCTGGCGTCGCGCTGGAGCGATGGCGTCGTCTACCTCGGCTCGTTTTCCAAGGTGCTCGCGCCCGGGCTGCGGCTGGGTTACGTCGTGGCGCCCAAGCCGCTGTGTCCCAAGCTGCTGCAGGCCAAGCAGGCCGCCGACCTGCACACGCCCAGCTTCAACCAGCGCTTGGTGCACGAGGTGATCCGCGACGGCTTCCTGCAGACCCACGTTCCGACGATTCGACAGCGCTACCGCGCGCAGCGCGACGCGATGCGCGCGGCGCTGGAACGTCACATGCCGCCGGGGTGCCACTGGAACGTGCCGAGCGGCGGCATGTTCTTCTGGCTCGAGCTGCCCGAAGGCGTCGATGCGATGCAGCTGCTGCCGCATGCGGTCGAGCGCGGCATGGCGTTCGTGCCGGGCGCCGCGTTCTACGCCGACCATCCGAAGCCGAACACGCTGCGCCTGTCGTTCGTGACGGTCTCGCCGGAGCGCATCGAGCAGGGCATCGCGATGCTCGCGCAAGCGCTGAAGGAGAACGCACTGTGA
- a CDS encoding PhzF family phenazine biosynthesis protein, whose amino-acid sequence MNRFDFTQVDVFTDTPLRGNPVAVVHAAVGLSDAQMQDFARWTNLSETTFLLPPTSAEADYRLRIFTPGGELPFAGHPTLGSCHAWLERGGVPRTPGRVVQQCAHGLVTIRLDGARTAFAAPPMTRGPVDAALLEKVRAALGLPADKVHAAQWLDNGPKWLGLLLDSAATVLAVEPDHAALKSLAKVGLIARHAAHAPCAVEVRAFADPVGIPEDPVTGSLNASFAQWLIAEGHLPRRYVAAQGTRLERDGRVHVDSDGDTVWVGGASVSCIRGELSL is encoded by the coding sequence GTGAACCGCTTCGATTTCACGCAGGTCGACGTCTTCACCGATACGCCGCTGCGCGGCAACCCCGTCGCGGTGGTGCATGCGGCAGTGGGCCTGAGCGACGCGCAGATGCAGGACTTCGCCCGCTGGACCAACCTGTCGGAAACGACCTTTCTGCTGCCGCCCACCTCGGCCGAGGCCGATTACCGGCTGCGCATCTTCACCCCGGGCGGCGAGCTTCCGTTCGCCGGCCATCCCACGCTCGGCAGCTGCCACGCCTGGCTGGAGCGCGGCGGCGTGCCGCGCACGCCGGGTCGCGTCGTGCAGCAGTGCGCGCACGGCCTGGTCACGATCCGCCTCGATGGCGCGCGCACGGCGTTCGCCGCGCCGCCGATGACGCGCGGGCCGGTGGACGCGGCGCTGCTGGAGAAGGTGCGCGCGGCGCTCGGCCTGCCGGCCGACAAGGTGCACGCCGCGCAGTGGCTCGACAACGGTCCGAAGTGGCTCGGCCTGCTGCTGGACAGCGCGGCCACCGTGCTCGCGGTCGAGCCCGACCATGCGGCGCTGAAGTCGCTCGCCAAGGTCGGTCTCATCGCCCGGCATGCCGCGCACGCGCCGTGCGCAGTCGAGGTGCGGGCCTTTGCCGATCCGGTCGGGATTCCCGAAGACCCGGTCACCGGCAGCCTCAACGCCAGCTTCGCGCAATGGCTGATCGCTGAGGGCCACCTGCCGCGCCGCTACGTCGCTGCGCAAGGCACGCGGCTCGAACGCGACGGCCGGGTGCATGTGGACAGCGACGGCGACACCGTCTGGGTCGGCGGCGCGAGCGTGAGCTGCATTCGCGGCGAGCTCAGCCTGTGA
- a CDS encoding VOC family protein — protein MTVALDHLVVAARTLDEGVRWCEQTLGISPTSGGKHSLMGTHNRVFSISSARFPRAYLEIIAIDPEATAPARPRWFDLDSVELQAALAHGPQLVHWVARCEDLDARLAALRNVGIDRGEPVAAERDTPHGLLRWRISLRADGQRLARGALPTLIQWGDRHPADTLPASDVALESLQVAGVPEAAWPLCAAAGVEAAAGGAPLAAVLSTPRGRIALHSSH, from the coding sequence GTGACGGTCGCACTCGATCATCTGGTCGTCGCCGCGCGCACGCTCGACGAAGGCGTTCGCTGGTGCGAGCAGACGCTGGGCATCAGCCCGACATCGGGCGGAAAGCATTCGCTGATGGGCACGCACAACCGCGTCTTCTCGATCTCGTCGGCACGCTTTCCACGGGCGTACCTCGAGATCATCGCCATCGATCCCGAGGCGACGGCCCCGGCACGGCCGCGCTGGTTCGATCTGGACAGCGTCGAGCTGCAGGCGGCGCTCGCGCACGGTCCGCAGCTGGTCCATTGGGTCGCTCGTTGCGAAGACCTCGACGCGCGGCTGGCCGCGCTGCGCAACGTGGGCATCGATCGCGGCGAGCCGGTCGCTGCGGAACGCGACACGCCGCACGGGCTGCTGCGCTGGCGCATCAGCCTGCGCGCCGACGGGCAGCGGCTGGCACGCGGGGCGCTGCCCACGCTGATCCAGTGGGGCGATCGGCATCCGGCCGACACGCTGCCGGCCAGCGACGTCGCACTCGAGAGCCTGCAGGTGGCCGGCGTGCCCGAAGCCGCCTGGCCGCTGTGTGCAGCGGCTGGAGTCGAGGCGGCCGCCGGCGGCGCGCCGTTGGCCGCCGTGCTGTCGACACCCCGCGGGCGGATCGCCCTTCATTCATCCCACTGA